From Vitis vinifera cultivar Pinot Noir 40024 chromosome 3, ASM3070453v1, the proteins below share one genomic window:
- the LOC100853676 gene encoding glycine-rich RNA-binding protein GRP2A: MASAEIEYRCFVGGLAWATDDQSLERAFSQFGEILESKIINDRETGRSRGFGFVTFSSEQSMRDAIEGMNGQNLDGRNITVNEAQSRGSGGGGGGGGGGGGYRGGGGYGGGGRREGGYSRGGGGGYGGGGGGYGGGSRDRGYGDGGSRYSRSGGASDGNWRN; encoded by the exons ATGGCTTCTGCAGAGATCGAGTACCGATGCTTCGTCGGAGGGCTCGCTTGGGCCACCGACGACCAGTCCCTCGAGAGGGCTTTCAGTCAATTTGGCGAGATTCTTGAATCGAAG ATCATCAATGATCGTGAGACTGGGAGGTCCAGGGGCTTCGGATTCGTTACGTTCAGTAGCGAGCAGTCGATGAGGGACGCCATCGAGGGGATGAACGGCCAGAATCTTGATGGTCGTAACATAACCGTAAACGAAGCTCAGTCCCGTGGAAGCGGCGGCGGAGGCGGCGGTGGTGGTGGCGGAGGCGGCTACCGAGGGGGTGGTGGTTACGGAGGAGGTGGTCGCCGTGAAGGTGGATACAGCCGTGGTGGCGGCGGAGGTTACGGAGGCGGCGGCGGCGGTTATGGCGGTGGTAGTCGCGACCGTGGTTACGGAGACGGTGGATCTCGCTACTCTAGGAGTGGTGGTGCTTCGGATGGCAACTGGAGGAACTAG